The genomic region GATCATCGTATCTGCTCCACCCAAGGAAGTTGCAGCGTTAATTTAGGACATTTCACATTTGCATTATATGCATATCCAGATAGAAAAATCTGAGCTAATTTAAAATTATTAAAGGCGAAAAACTACAGGAAAACAAAGGATTTCATGTAACTTGCATTCAATGCATACCGTCTATGTTAAAATTCTACTAACATATTAAAATTTCTCCTCTATATTTACGAATATATGAGATTGTCGATTTTGAATTTTTTCACTTTGAGCATTTGATTTGCTCGCTAGTTTTTTGGAGATTCTGTTATGAACCTTGCCCGTGATTATAATGTTACGGTTATACCAGCAGAGAATGAAGCCCCGTTTGCTGATGTTTTAAAAAAGTTCGAAACTCTTGGTTTCAACTATTTATCTCATGGCGTCGTGTCAGCCGATAAAGATGTTTCCGTCTACTTTTCGAATAGTCGCTGGGGCAAAATTTACGAAGAAAAATCTCTAGGGGATAAAGATCCGTCTCTGCATTTCATCGAGCAAGAAAATAGAGTCATGTTTCCGTGGAGTAGTATTGAGAAATCAGAGGTCATGTCCCTCCGCCAAGAAACCTGTAACATTGAAGACGGTATTTCTATATACGCCCACGCATCGGATGGTGGCGGCGTTGTACTTGGTCTTGGGGTCAAGAAAAGAGAAGACATGGCGCGACTGGCGTGGAACTTCCCCAAATCTGAGATAAAGCAAGCCATGGAAGAGTTGATGTCTGTACATCAAGAGGTAAAAGACCACCAGGCATAATAGTGAGGTTTATTGCCAATAAATAGAGGTGATGCCGAAAAGTTGTACTAGATAATCTCTTAAAAAACGTCCTCCAAAACCACCGAAGCAGCCACCATCAATATTTTCCACTAATCCGGATAGAAATAACAATTTGGAATCAAAAGGATTTTGGCGTAAATCAGTCAACGCCCAGCCTCTCTGGAGCATCTCCACTACATTGAGCCCTGTTTCAGGATCAATCCCACTCTTTTTGAGATGAACTGCAAGTTTTTCAAGATTACGTGGAAGAGTCTTTTGTAAGTCATTTCCAGAAAGCGTTTTGGAAAACTCCTCAATTTGTTTTCTTAAGGTTATAAAAGTTAACCTTGAACTCAAGGGAAATAGTCTCTCTCCAATCGCTAGAACTTCTGTCTTATAGGGGGCTACAATTTTTTTGTTAAAGTCATGAACATTCATGCCTTGAGATAATTTAACGAATTGGTCGAGGACTTTTTTTAGAAAAACAATATCTTTATCAGTAATTGTAAAATCAACCTTTTGTGCCCGTCCTTGATACTGCTTGTTTTCAGGATTTTTTTTCCCTTTTTCTAACAAGCTAAGCCCAGATTGTAGGTCAGACTCTAAATTATTTAAATTTGAGGTAATTCCCTTGGATCCTCCACCTAGCTTAGCAATATTGTTCTTACCCTGACTTGGTTCCCCAAGTGCTTCTTTGGATTCGAATAATTTCGGCCCAGTCCAGAATTTAGCAATATAACTCTTACCACCATTAGGTCTATATTTTTTCACCAAAGCCTTATAGACCTCATCTTCACTAAGACCCTCTCTTAGCATACTATCTCTTTCTCTAATTATCTTGTGAACTGCCCCTGCATCTGACACCGGGAATATTCCACACGAGGCAACCATTAAAAAAGTTAATAAACTGCGTAAAATAATCCTCTTCATAATAATGATCTTTCAACTACTTAGTTATCTATTAATCCCGGAACAGTAACATAATATAATCTATAAATATAATAAAAATGTATTTATGTATTGGTAGAATATATAGAGATCTCTGCATAATAAATCTGATATAACCTATTGATATAAATTAATAATAGGCTAAGATAGGGCATTCTTTAATGAAGTAAGGAGCCCAAGTATGACCTGTTTTGCCGAGATGTTAGTAACGCAAAAAGCCGATTCGAAGCATAGGCTAGATAAGATTCACGATATTGTTCGCTGGAAACGATTTGGTTATAGATTAGAAAAGGTCCTAAAGCGTTCAGAGCTGGGCCCAACAGGATATCCACCACTCAATCTATTCAAAGCCCTAGTTCTTCAGAACCTGTACGGACTCTCAGACCCAGAGATGGAAGATATGTTATATGATCGGTTATCTTTCCGAAGATTTTGTGGCTTTAGTCTAACGGAGAAGATGCCGGAT from Alphaproteobacteria bacterium harbors:
- a CDS encoding transposase; translated protein: MTCFAEMLVTQKADSKHRLDKIHDIVRWKRFGYRLEKVLKRSELGPTGYPPLNLFKALVLQNLYGLSDPEMEDMLYDRLSFRRFCGFSLTEKMPDETTICRFRSALQGHTEKLLSMVNQYIESQYS